In Spirochaetota bacterium, a single window of DNA contains:
- the tsf gene encoding translation elongation factor Ts: protein MAEITSEMIKELREKTQAGMLDCKKALIECGGDMEKAVDYLRKKGLAAANKREGRVAKEGIIASYIHSNNKIGVLLELNCETDFVARNQDFHDLAKDLCMQVAAANPLYVSPEDVPAEVLEREKEIYREQLKDSGKPANVIEKIVEGKLTKFYSEVCLLEQEFIKDNKVIIKDLIKNRIATYGENITVGRFVRFQVGQR, encoded by the coding sequence GTGGCAGAAATTACGAGCGAAATGATAAAAGAATTACGTGAAAAAACTCAGGCAGGGATGCTTGATTGTAAAAAGGCATTAATTGAATGTGGCGGCGATATGGAAAAAGCAGTTGACTATTTGCGTAAAAAAGGATTGGCCGCTGCCAATAAGCGTGAGGGGAGGGTAGCAAAGGAAGGTATCATTGCTTCCTATATCCATAGCAACAATAAGATTGGCGTTCTTCTAGAGCTTAACTGCGAAACTGACTTTGTTGCACGCAATCAGGATTTCCATGACCTTGCTAAGGATTTATGTATGCAGGTAGCAGCGGCAAATCCATTATATGTGTCTCCTGAAGATGTTCCTGCTGAAGTGTTAGAGCGCGAAAAAGAAATTTACCGTGAACAGCTTAAAGATAGCGGCAAGCCCGCTAACGTAATTGAAAAAATAGTTGAAGGAAAACTCACAAAGTTTTATTCTGAAGTGTGTCTGCTTGAACAGGAGTTTATCAAAGACAACAAAGTAATTATCAAAGACCTCATTAAAAACAGGATAGCCACCTATGGCGAAAACATCACTGTAGGTCGTTTTGTACGGTTTCAGGTTGGTCAGCGATAG
- a CDS encoding isoprenyl transferase, translating to MLINYKKKIDYTNIPHHVAIIMDGNGRWAKRRGLPRIEGHRRGAEVIERCMDTALQLGIKVVSLFAFSTENWSRPKEEINGLWNLLESFFEKKLNTIIEKGVQVRHSGSLKELPPNVQRIITQAVEKSKDNSKIILNFCLNYGGRHEIIHAVNEWLQKRHSEELSLTPETFEQYLYTHDLPDVDLLIRTSGEYRISNFLLWQIAYAELVFMKVLWPDFNEKHLYQAIYEYQHRERRFGGV from the coding sequence ATGCTAATTAATTATAAGAAAAAAATAGACTATACCAATATTCCTCATCACGTTGCCATCATCATGGATGGCAACGGAAGATGGGCAAAAAGAAGGGGGCTACCACGTATTGAAGGGCACAGGCGAGGAGCTGAAGTTATTGAACGTTGCATGGATACAGCACTCCAGCTGGGTATAAAGGTTGTTTCGCTCTTTGCATTTTCAACCGAGAACTGGTCACGACCAAAAGAAGAGATAAATGGCCTATGGAACCTTCTTGAATCATTCTTTGAAAAGAAATTAAATACTATAATTGAAAAAGGTGTACAGGTCAGACATTCCGGCAGCCTTAAAGAGTTGCCTCCAAATGTGCAACGTATCATCACCCAAGCAGTAGAGAAATCTAAAGACAATTCCAAAATTATTTTAAACTTTTGCCTTAACTATGGCGGACGACATGAGATTATTCATGCGGTGAATGAATGGTTGCAAAAAAGGCATTCAGAGGAGCTATCGCTTACACCCGAAACGTTTGAGCAATATCTATATACACACGATTTACCGGATGTTGACCTTTTAATACGAACAAGTGGTGAATATCGTATAAGCAATTTTTTGTTGTGGCAGATAGCATATGCGGAATTAGTATTTATGAAGGTATTGTGGCCAGATTTTAATGAGAAACATCTCTACCAGGCAATATATGAATACCAACACAGGGAGAGGAGGTTTGGTGGCGTATGA
- a CDS encoding DUF6206 family protein — translation MEDDHKDIVEHLTFLHTVYELKRKRIRFMQLASVDSQLKELSENFYKIWDKTSKGFVLKYEHHQAKSIDVIKGLFGLHDEIITIMRGNKAILTVDKIRFYQYLIRHVANSRALHYLYNLFYGDEGVSIEKLVREQLPYLERYLPTFKKIDKINNLKELILSQFDVQNIWSIIEIYDRIRDNLIQDTDLYKKFVKDFARLYREEIKLKILGYGEISTVMQTMHGAIITESFVKINITESDWVWKRMPPIDTYDDVEALKKVYYEYREILTKKIGIQVPEQQFRYFKNNGWYTVYAGQKKVNPLMVGNTLVKRLDESNAIALFNKVLSELRKWYLFNKSGSTITVGIDGQISNWVLLSIDGALNYVGTNDTLLYIDTSTPLYRVNGVEQLNAELFLKNTPWFLRAIIRAFFLKEVLDRYYDIRSVVIDCIANLYKEKREDLIPGFVKAANYFFATLDESLQPITLEEVAKYYKSDAFIWRLFQFARRVDKFVTESILRKKYMYRLPEKIER, via the coding sequence ATGGAAGATGACCATAAAGATATTGTTGAACATCTTACATTTTTACATACTGTTTACGAACTTAAACGCAAGCGTATCAGATTTATGCAATTGGCATCTGTTGACAGCCAGCTAAAAGAATTATCAGAAAACTTTTACAAAATTTGGGATAAGACATCAAAAGGATTTGTACTAAAATATGAACACCATCAAGCAAAAAGTATTGATGTCATAAAAGGGCTTTTTGGTTTGCATGATGAAATCATTACTATAATGCGTGGTAACAAAGCCATTCTTACTGTTGATAAAATCAGGTTTTATCAGTATTTAATCCGTCATGTTGCAAATTCGCGTGCACTTCACTACCTGTATAACCTGTTTTATGGTGATGAGGGCGTTTCAATAGAAAAACTTGTTAGAGAACAGTTACCATATTTAGAACGATATCTGCCGACATTTAAAAAAATTGATAAGATTAACAATCTAAAAGAATTAATCTTATCGCAGTTTGATGTGCAGAATATATGGTCTATCATTGAGATCTATGATCGTATTCGTGATAATCTTATTCAAGATACCGATTTGTATAAAAAGTTTGTAAAAGATTTTGCCCGCTTGTATCGAGAGGAGATTAAGCTTAAAATACTTGGGTATGGCGAGATATCGACGGTGATGCAAACAATGCATGGAGCAATAATCACTGAATCGTTTGTAAAAATAAATATAACTGAATCAGATTGGGTTTGGAAGCGGATGCCCCCTATCGACACATATGATGATGTTGAAGCACTAAAAAAGGTATATTATGAATACAGGGAAATATTAACCAAAAAGATTGGGATACAAGTACCAGAGCAACAATTCCGGTATTTTAAAAACAATGGCTGGTATACAGTATACGCTGGTCAGAAGAAAGTTAATCCACTCATGGTTGGTAATACGCTTGTAAAACGATTAGATGAAAGTAATGCGATTGCTCTGTTCAATAAAGTGTTGTCTGAATTAAGAAAATGGTATTTGTTTAATAAAAGCGGTAGCACCATTACAGTAGGTATTGACGGCCAGATATCGAATTGGGTGCTTTTGTCAATTGATGGGGCCCTCAATTATGTTGGCACAAATGATACACTGCTTTATATAGATACCAGTACACCGTTATATCGTGTAAATGGAGTGGAACAACTTAATGCAGAATTATTTTTAAAAAACACACCATGGTTTTTGAGAGCAATTATACGAGCTTTCTTTTTGAAGGAGGTGTTAGACCGTTACTATGATATTCGGTCGGTTGTTATTGATTGTATAGCCAATCTATATAAAGAAAAAAGAGAAGACCTGATACCAGGATTTGTTAAAGCTGCAAATTATTTTTTTGCTACGCTGGATGAATCCTTACAACCTATAACGCTTGAAGAAGTAGCAAAGTATTATAAAAGTGATGCATTTATATGGCGTCTGTTTCAGTTTGCACGCAGAGTTGATAAATTTGTGACCGAGTCAATTTTGCGAAAAAAATATATGTACCGATTGCCTGAAAAAATAGAACGGTGA
- the rpsB gene encoding 30S ribosomal protein S2: MSVISMKALLESGVHFGHQTRRWNPRMAQFIFTARNGIHIIDLQKTMQRLKIAYAAMKDIAAKGGRVLFVGTKKQAQAAVKEYAQKCGQFYVSERWLGGLLTNYKTVSRSIQRLKELEQMEATGKWEAETKKEILELTRELERKRKVLEGIKDMDRLPDALFIIDPKREAIAVQEARKLGIPIFAVVDTNCNPDEIDYPIPGNDDAIRAIALFLEVMANAIIEGQSAGQVSGEAVEAKIDFVEEEAEAKPEKDYAEEYADEIEEYEDDGR, encoded by the coding sequence TTGTCAGTAATATCAATGAAAGCTTTGTTGGAATCCGGGGTTCATTTTGGGCATCAGACTCGAAGGTGGAACCCTCGAATGGCACAGTTTATATTTACTGCGCGTAATGGTATTCACATTATCGATTTGCAGAAAACGATGCAGCGACTTAAAATTGCCTATGCAGCTATGAAGGATATCGCTGCAAAGGGTGGCAGGGTGCTTTTTGTTGGTACAAAGAAGCAAGCACAGGCCGCAGTAAAAGAATATGCGCAGAAGTGTGGCCAGTTTTATGTGTCAGAGCGCTGGTTGGGTGGATTGCTTACAAATTATAAAACCGTTTCGCGTTCAATTCAGCGTTTGAAAGAACTTGAACAAATGGAAGCAACTGGCAAATGGGAAGCAGAAACCAAAAAGGAAATTTTAGAGCTTACCCGTGAGCTAGAACGCAAAAGAAAGGTTCTTGAAGGTATCAAAGATATGGATAGGCTTCCAGATGCCCTGTTTATCATTGATCCAAAGCGGGAAGCTATTGCAGTACAGGAAGCCAGAAAGCTTGGAATACCAATCTTTGCAGTGGTTGATACAAACTGCAATCCGGATGAAATTGATTATCCTATTCCGGGCAACGATGATGCTATAAGAGCTATCGCCCTGTTTTTAGAAGTTATGGCCAATGCTATTATCGAAGGCCAATCAGCAGGCCAGGTGAGCGGTGAAGCTGTTGAAGCAAAAATTGACTTTGTGGAAGAAGAGGCTGAGGCAAAACCTGAAAAGGATTACGCTGAAGAATATGCCGATGAAATTGAAGAATATGAGGATGATGGTCGTTAA
- a CDS encoding aspartate aminotransferase family protein, with protein sequence MNKEKIMDLYARFVSPGKVLMYKKYDIALVPHKRQGVFIYDITGKRYINCHCNGGVFNVGHRNKKIMDAVKKAMQRYDIGNHHLISQPKAMLAQKLAATMPAGLNQVVYGVSGGEAIDTAIKIARAVTGRPKIISAVGGYHGHTGFALAAGDEKFKKPFEPLAPGFLQVPFNDIEAMKAVIDEQTAAVILETIPATLGIVVPDKDYFKKVSEFCHSKGALLIIDEVQTGFGRTGKLWGFEHFDVVPDIVVLGKGMSGGIYPITATIYKEDYAFFFKENPFIHISTFGGSEIGCFAAMAVLDMCDSSLLSHVNKMAQYFIKKLTALSSQYSKSSFSVRGLGLMMGLAFADETTALFMVKLLFDNGVYVVYSGNDPRVIQFLPPLIITQREADLVIAAVEKSLKALS encoded by the coding sequence GTGAATAAAGAAAAAATAATGGATTTGTATGCACGGTTTGTTTCGCCAGGAAAGGTTTTGATGTACAAAAAGTATGATATTGCGCTGGTACCACATAAACGCCAAGGAGTGTTTATATATGATATTACGGGTAAGCGCTATATAAACTGCCATTGCAATGGTGGTGTGTTTAACGTAGGGCATCGCAATAAAAAAATAATGGATGCCGTAAAAAAAGCTATGCAGCGGTATGATATTGGCAACCACCATTTAATAAGTCAGCCTAAGGCAATGCTTGCACAAAAATTGGCTGCTACCATGCCTGCTGGGTTGAATCAAGTGGTGTATGGTGTATCGGGTGGCGAGGCAATAGATACTGCAATTAAGATTGCACGTGCAGTAACAGGTCGTCCAAAGATAATTTCTGCAGTTGGAGGCTATCATGGGCATACGGGATTTGCTCTTGCCGCGGGTGATGAAAAATTTAAAAAGCCGTTTGAACCACTTGCTCCAGGTTTTTTACAAGTACCGTTCAATGATATTGAAGCAATGAAAGCAGTTATAGATGAACAAACCGCTGCTGTAATTTTAGAAACAATTCCAGCTACATTGGGTATTGTTGTTCCTGATAAAGATTACTTTAAAAAAGTGTCTGAGTTTTGTCATTCAAAAGGTGCGCTTTTAATCATTGATGAAGTTCAAACAGGTTTTGGGCGCACAGGCAAGCTATGGGGTTTTGAGCACTTTGATGTGGTACCTGACATTGTGGTATTGGGCAAGGGAATGAGCGGTGGCATTTATCCAATAACCGCAACTATATATAAAGAAGACTATGCGTTCTTTTTCAAGGAAAATCCTTTCATCCATATTTCTACATTTGGTGGCAGTGAAATTGGCTGCTTTGCAGCCATGGCGGTTTTGGATATGTGCGATAGCTCCTTACTTAGTCATGTTAACAAAATGGCACAGTATTTTATAAAAAAACTCACTGCACTTTCTTCACAGTATTCAAAATCATCATTTTCGGTACGAGGCTTAGGATTGATGATGGGGCTTGCATTTGCTGATGAAACGACAGCTCTTTTTATGGTTAAACTGTTATTTGATAATGGAGTGTATGTGGTGTATTCAGGCAATGATCCCAGAGTGATTCAGTTCTTGCCACCATTGATAATAACACAGAGAGAAGCTGATTTAGTTATTGCTGCTGTAGAGAAGTCATTAAAAGCTTTGTCATAG
- the pyrH gene encoding UMP kinase produces MESESQTKYKRVLLKLSGEALAGQQKVGINPEIVSHIAREVKSAYDLGVDVALVIGGGNIFRGSIGTSIGIERATGDYMGMLGTIINALAVQSVLENMAIPTRVMTAIEMRQVAEPYIRRRALRHLEKRRIIIFAAGTGNPFFTTDTAAALRAIEIGADLLLKATKVDGVYDKDPAKFPEAHKINATSYMDVLRQQLGVMDYTAVSLCMENKLPLVVFNLFDEGSLVKILKGEEVGTRIS; encoded by the coding sequence ATGGAATCAGAGTCACAGACAAAATACAAACGGGTTTTACTTAAATTAAGTGGAGAAGCGCTTGCCGGGCAACAGAAGGTGGGAATCAATCCTGAGATTGTTTCCCACATTGCCCGTGAAGTGAAGAGTGCCTATGACCTGGGAGTTGATGTTGCACTTGTCATTGGTGGAGGCAATATCTTCAGGGGATCAATAGGTACATCTATTGGCATTGAGCGAGCAACTGGCGATTACATGGGGATGCTTGGTACTATTATTAATGCTCTTGCTGTGCAAAGTGTGCTTGAAAATATGGCAATACCTACCCGTGTAATGACAGCCATTGAAATGCGTCAGGTTGCCGAACCATACATTCGCAGGAGAGCGTTACGCCACTTAGAAAAGCGAAGGATTATTATCTTTGCTGCGGGAACAGGCAATCCATTCTTTACTACTGATACTGCTGCTGCTTTGCGTGCTATTGAAATAGGAGCTGACCTTCTTCTTAAAGCCACCAAAGTTGACGGGGTGTATGACAAAGACCCAGCAAAATTTCCTGAAGCGCATAAAATTAATGCTACTTCGTACATGGATGTGTTGCGTCAACAGTTAGGGGTAATGGATTATACTGCTGTTTCATTATGTATGGAAAATAAATTACCACTGGTAGTTTTTAATCTGTTTGATGAAGGCTCATTGGTTAAAATTTTAAAGGGAGAGGAAGTAGGTACTCGTATTTCATAA
- a CDS encoding aldehyde dehydrogenase, producing the protein MTKVSQILAAQKKFFETGVTKNIDFRLKQLATLRKAIKAYGNRIIEALDKDFKKPRYETIATEIAVTIYEIDYIIKHLNQWVKPQKVKTPAVHLFAKSYIFPEPYGVSLIIGAWNYPINLVLNPLIGAIAAGNCAVIKPAYTAQESSKILYDMINEFFPQEYIAVVQKYPGVYEEILNQKFDYIFFTGSTDVGKTIMQAASQHLTPVTLELGGKSPAIVFEDADIDASARRIVWGKFINAGQTCIAPDYALVHKSNISEFIDAAQKYIIEFYGANPETSPDFARIIDHQQFDRLAPMLNDCTIVIGGHTDRENRYIAPTVITNVTLEHPSMQQEIFGPILPVLEFNSIDEVITTVKLFPKPLATYIFTKKKSVWQKVISELSFGGGCINDTISHYVSPYLPFGGVGDSGIGHYHGKASFDTFTHYKSVLKKPFFIDIFLRYPPYNKGKVSFIKRYFRFKL; encoded by the coding sequence ATGACTAAAGTAAGCCAAATTCTTGCTGCTCAAAAAAAGTTCTTTGAAACTGGTGTAACAAAAAATATAGATTTCAGATTAAAGCAGCTTGCTACATTGCGTAAAGCAATTAAAGCGTATGGGAACCGTATAATTGAAGCATTGGATAAAGACTTTAAGAAACCAAGATATGAAACTATAGCCACTGAAATTGCTGTAACAATATATGAAATTGACTACATCATAAAGCATCTGAATCAATGGGTAAAGCCACAAAAGGTAAAAACTCCTGCTGTGCATCTTTTTGCAAAAAGTTATATCTTTCCTGAGCCTTACGGGGTTTCACTCATTATTGGTGCATGGAACTATCCAATAAATTTAGTACTCAATCCTCTAATTGGTGCGATAGCTGCCGGCAACTGCGCTGTGATAAAACCTGCCTATACAGCACAGGAAAGCTCAAAGATTCTGTATGATATGATAAATGAATTTTTCCCTCAAGAATACATTGCAGTAGTGCAGAAATACCCTGGGGTGTATGAAGAGATCCTCAATCAAAAATTTGACTATATCTTCTTTACAGGTAGTACTGATGTGGGAAAAACCATAATGCAGGCAGCCTCACAACATTTGACTCCAGTTACACTTGAACTTGGGGGCAAAAGCCCTGCAATAGTATTCGAAGATGCCGATATTGATGCATCAGCCCGGCGTATTGTATGGGGTAAATTTATTAATGCTGGGCAGACGTGTATTGCACCGGATTATGCACTGGTGCACAAATCAAATATAAGTGAGTTTATTGATGCAGCCCAAAAATATATAATCGAATTTTATGGCGCAAACCCTGAAACAAGCCCTGATTTTGCACGTATAATTGATCATCAGCAGTTTGATCGATTAGCACCAATGTTGAATGATTGTACGATAGTTATCGGTGGCCACACTGATAGAGAAAATCGCTACATTGCTCCCACTGTTATAACTAATGTAACATTGGAACATCCATCTATGCAGCAAGAAATATTTGGGCCAATACTACCAGTACTTGAATTCAATTCCATTGATGAAGTAATTACAACAGTCAAATTATTTCCAAAGCCTTTAGCTACATATATCTTCACTAAAAAGAAGAGTGTGTGGCAAAAAGTAATCAGTGAGCTATCATTTGGTGGGGGTTGTATAAATGATACTATCTCCCATTACGTTTCACCGTATTTGCCGTTTGGTGGTGTTGGCGATAGTGGGATTGGACATTATCATGGAAAAGCAAGTTTTGATACATTTACTCACTATAAAAGCGTATTAAAAAAACCTTTTTTTATTGATATATTCCTTCGCTATCCACCATATAACAAAGGCAAAGTATCATTCATTAAACGCTATTTCAGGTTTAAACTTTAA
- a CDS encoding HEPN domain-containing protein, protein MNRWNDWYQQGLRDLKKAKLDFDYDYYEWACFSCQQASEKVLKALALHHGLTVWGHALNEIINVLSKKIEIPEEIKENAKLLDIYYIPTRYPNGFAAGKPSDYFTKKHAQEALNAADSIIRFCQSIFNKQ, encoded by the coding sequence ATGAATAGATGGAATGATTGGTACCAACAGGGTCTAAGAGATTTAAAGAAAGCAAAGCTTGACTTTGACTATGATTATTATGAATGGGCATGTTTTAGCTGCCAACAAGCTTCAGAAAAAGTTTTAAAAGCACTAGCATTACACCACGGCCTTACTGTTTGGGGACATGCTCTCAATGAAATAATTAATGTACTATCAAAAAAAATAGAAATACCTGAAGAAATAAAAGAAAACGCCAAGCTATTAGATATTTATTATATACCCACTCGCTATCCTAATGGATTTGCAGCTGGTAAACCATCAGATTACTTTACAAAAAAGCATGCACAGGAGGCATTAAATGCGGCAGATAGTATCATCAGATTCTGTCAAAGTATTTTCAATAAACAGTAA
- the frr gene encoding ribosome recycling factor — MIKDILDDVKSRMQKSVQTLAKDFATIRTGRANPAIFDNVKVEAYGTEMPLNQVATISCPEPRLVVIQPWDRTNLGAIEKAILKSNLSLTPNNDGNIIRIQIPELTEERRKEYVKMIKQKAEECKVAIRNIRRDGNDMVKDLEKSKEISEDEAKNALDEIQKITDKFVAEVQSMTDSKEKEIMSL, encoded by the coding sequence ATGATAAAAGATATCCTTGATGATGTAAAAAGTAGGATGCAGAAAAGTGTTCAGACTTTGGCTAAGGATTTTGCAACAATTCGTACTGGCAGGGCTAACCCTGCTATCTTTGATAATGTTAAAGTGGAGGCATATGGAACTGAGATGCCTCTTAACCAGGTCGCAACAATATCCTGCCCTGAGCCACGGCTTGTAGTAATACAGCCCTGGGACAGGACCAACCTTGGTGCCATTGAAAAAGCTATATTAAAATCCAATCTTTCTTTGACTCCAAATAATGATGGCAATATCATTCGTATTCAGATACCTGAACTTACCGAAGAGCGCCGCAAAGAATATGTAAAGATGATAAAGCAAAAAGCTGAGGAATGTAAGGTTGCCATTCGTAATATTCGACGTGATGGCAATGATATGGTAAAGGACCTTGAAAAGTCTAAAGAAATATCTGAAGATGAAGCAAAGAATGCTCTGGACGAGATTCAAAAGATTACTGACAAGTTTGTTGCTGAAGTCCAGTCAATGACCGACAGCAAAGAAAAAGAGATTATGAGCTTGTAA
- a CDS encoding transporter substrate-binding domain-containing protein yields the protein MAYKLKCFAASVSTCWYGVVCILTVLFITTCSWENNNSLYLTPEEKQYISLLQKPIIAAPCPDYPPIDFTDHDGNFIGLSHDYLKEIATKTALKFTIANIGSWAEVLQAAKERNVDMVLSIQDVPERHLYLRFTKPYVRIPNVIVTRKSDTRVLALKDLTGLHVTAVKGYAVVDYILKKNPQIKFDLVKNETEGLMKLAFGEFDAMVISLSTVSYLIDTYSITNLRVAGYVGYDWNLCIGVRNDNPMLFSIISKALDSIPESKRSIIYRKWISLAPKPVYYEKEFWYVIAALLAGGLFIIIGIVAWNALLRRQVKIKTEQLNNELYWHKKTQEQLVLEKERLLITIQSIGDAFISTDTEGNIILSNKQADILFENTISLGKDISSLITFSEISTHKQVHPCSEAVQLKRVVTYYHLKCKCKNKEFDVSVVSSPIMIENTVIGVVTVIRDITEMLSMQNELIKLQQFESLGILAAGIAHDFNNILTAIMGNAEIAQQILTKNNTFNNVVDILEGIKKSVKSAQSLTSQLLTYAKGGKPIKKTGNIVQLIHETVDFVTHGSSVRVDYDIDNSIENFEFDEHQLSHVFRNLALNAVQAMNNTGVLTVTVKSINNKPNVLRLPEGKYIMIQFSDTGEGIASEHINKIFDPYFTTKEKGTGLGLTTSLSIIRQHGGTIMVSSSDKGASFTVYLPMTGSKSAIDETNYTAIDSIKAHVLILDDRQEILEVTSGMLDILGCTYDTATRSDDAIGKILKSKEAHPFDCVLVDVTIPGSMSGVDAYAQMKKIHENLKGIVMSGYADNSAIADYAQYGFSWYLIKPFTLDDLRLALIKALYG from the coding sequence ATGGCATATAAATTGAAATGCTTTGCAGCAAGTGTATCTACATGTTGGTATGGTGTGGTGTGCATACTAACGGTATTATTTATCACAACTTGTTCTTGGGAAAATAATAATTCTTTATACCTTACTCCTGAAGAAAAACAATACATATCTTTATTACAAAAACCAATTATTGCAGCTCCTTGCCCCGACTACCCGCCAATTGATTTTACCGATCATGATGGCAATTTTATTGGGTTGAGTCATGATTATTTAAAAGAGATAGCTACAAAAACAGCACTAAAGTTTACAATTGCCAATATTGGGTCATGGGCTGAAGTTTTGCAAGCAGCCAAAGAACGAAATGTTGATATGGTATTGTCAATACAGGATGTCCCGGAGCGCCACTTGTACTTGCGCTTCACAAAACCGTATGTGCGTATTCCTAATGTGATAGTTACACGAAAATCCGATACAAGAGTACTTGCCTTAAAAGATTTGACCGGACTTCATGTAACCGCAGTGAAAGGGTATGCTGTTGTAGATTACATTTTGAAGAAGAATCCCCAGATAAAATTTGATCTTGTAAAAAATGAAACTGAAGGATTAATGAAACTGGCTTTTGGTGAATTTGATGCAATGGTAATATCTCTGTCAACGGTTTCATATTTGATTGATACATACAGCATTACTAATTTACGTGTTGCTGGCTATGTGGGGTATGACTGGAATTTGTGCATTGGAGTTCGTAATGATAACCCCATGCTTTTCTCTATAATTTCCAAAGCTCTTGATTCTATTCCTGAGTCTAAAAGAAGTATTATTTACAGAAAATGGATTTCACTTGCTCCAAAGCCCGTGTATTATGAAAAAGAATTTTGGTATGTTATAGCAGCCTTGCTAGCTGGTGGTTTATTTATTATTATAGGCATCGTTGCTTGGAATGCGTTATTACGCAGGCAGGTTAAGATTAAAACTGAGCAGTTGAACAATGAGTTGTACTGGCATAAAAAAACTCAGGAACAATTGGTACTTGAAAAAGAAAGGTTACTTATAACAATTCAATCAATTGGTGATGCATTTATAAGCACAGATACAGAAGGTAATATTATACTTTCAAATAAGCAGGCAGATATTTTGTTTGAAAATACAATATCATTGGGTAAAGATATTAGTTCTTTGATTACTTTTTCTGAAATATCAACTCATAAACAGGTGCATCCTTGCAGTGAAGCTGTACAGTTAAAAAGGGTTGTTACTTATTATCATCTTAAATGCAAATGTAAAAATAAGGAATTCGACGTTTCCGTTGTTTCATCTCCCATCATGATAGAAAATACTGTTATTGGTGTTGTTACTGTCATAAGGGACATAACCGAAATGCTTTCAATGCAAAATGAGCTTATTAAGTTGCAGCAATTTGAATCATTAGGAATACTTGCTGCTGGTATTGCCCATGATTTTAATAATATCCTTACAGCTATTATGGGGAATGCTGAAATAGCACAACAAATACTTACAAAAAATAATACATTTAATAATGTTGTAGATATACTTGAAGGCATTAAAAAATCTGTTAAATCTGCACAATCATTGACATCACAATTATTGACGTATGCAAAAGGTGGAAAACCAATTAAAAAAACAGGCAATATTGTACAGCTGATTCATGAAACGGTAGATTTTGTAACTCATGGCAGTAGTGTTAGGGTTGATTATGATATTGATAATTCAATAGAAAATTTTGAATTTGATGAACATCAGCTTTCACATGTATTCAGGAATTTAGCTTTAAATGCTGTGCAGGCAATGAATAATACAGGTGTATTAACGGTTACCGTTAAAAGTATAAATAATAAACCAAATGTATTACGACTACCAGAAGGCAAATATATCATGATTCAGTTTTCAGATACCGGGGAGGGAATAGCCAGTGAACATATAAATAAAATTTTTGATCCGTATTTTACTACAAAAGAAAAAGGAACAGGCTTAGGGCTGACTACCTCGCTATCGATTATACGGCAGCATGGTGGAACTATTATGGTTTCATCATCGGATAAAGGTGCCTCTTTTACAGTGTATCTGCCAATGACAGGATCAAAATCTGCTATTGATGAAACAAATTATACTGCAATTGATTCAATCAAGGCGCATGTTCTTATACTTGATGATAGGCAGGAAATACTTGAGGTTACATCAGGGATGCTGGATATATTAGGGTGTACCTATGATACTGCAACAAGGAGTGATGACGCTATTGGTAAAATACTCAAATCAAAAGAAGCTCATCCTTTTGATTGTGTTTTGGTTGATGTAACAATACCAGGTAGCATGAGTGGTGTGGATGCTTATGCGCAGATGAAAAAAATTCACGAAAATTTAAAAGGTATTGTTATGAGCGGTTATGCTGATAACAGTGCAATAGCCGATTATGCTCAGTATGGGTTTTCATGGTATCTAATAAAACCTTTTACACTTGATGATTTGCGACTGGCTTTAATTAAAGCATTATATGGATAA